The following proteins are encoded in a genomic region of Streptomyces sp. NBC_01723:
- a CDS encoding MCE family protein translates to MNRRRKIVTGLLALVVLAAAGLVTARALEADGTRLTAYFDRAIGVYAGSDLRVLGVRVGEVESVRPQGTTVRVGLRLDEGVRVPEGARAVVVAPSVVSDRYVQLTPAYARGPALADGAVLPASRNHVPVEIDQIYDSITELGDALGPDGANSEGALSELLRTGAANLDGNGEAIGTGVEEFGKAAKTLDGSSGDLFKTLSSLQTFTTMLKDKDTDVRTAQERLDEVVGFFADNKDDLTGALEELGKALGQVKTFIEDNRGELKKNVDRLVPITRTLVEQRASLAEALDVAPLAAGNVVNAYNPDTRTLDGRANLNEISIGGPLLPLPVTGATDGTKGDGR, encoded by the coding sequence ATGAACCGACGCCGGAAGATCGTCACCGGTCTGCTCGCCCTCGTGGTGCTCGCGGCCGCCGGACTGGTCACCGCCCGCGCCCTCGAAGCGGACGGCACCCGCCTCACCGCCTACTTCGACCGCGCCATCGGCGTCTACGCCGGATCCGACCTGCGCGTCCTCGGCGTCCGGGTCGGCGAGGTGGAGTCGGTGCGGCCGCAGGGCACCACGGTCCGCGTCGGCCTCCGCCTGGACGAGGGGGTGCGGGTCCCCGAGGGCGCGCGGGCCGTCGTCGTCGCACCGAGCGTCGTCTCCGACCGCTACGTCCAGCTCACCCCCGCCTACGCCAGGGGCCCCGCCCTCGCCGACGGCGCCGTCCTGCCCGCCTCCCGCAACCACGTCCCCGTCGAGATCGACCAGATCTACGACTCCATCACCGAACTCGGCGACGCCCTCGGCCCGGACGGCGCCAACTCCGAGGGCGCCCTGTCCGAACTGCTGCGCACCGGCGCCGCCAACCTCGACGGCAACGGCGAGGCCATCGGCACCGGCGTCGAGGAGTTCGGCAAGGCGGCCAAGACCCTCGACGGCAGCAGCGGCGACCTGTTCAAGACGCTCAGCAGCCTCCAGACCTTCACCACCATGCTGAAGGACAAGGACACCGACGTGCGCACCGCCCAGGAACGCCTGGACGAGGTCGTCGGCTTCTTCGCCGACAACAAGGACGACCTCACCGGCGCGCTGGAGGAACTCGGCAAGGCCCTCGGCCAGGTCAAGACCTTCATCGAGGACAACCGGGGCGAGCTGAAGAAGAACGTCGACCGGCTCGTCCCCATCACCCGGACCCTGGTCGAGCAACGGGCCTCGCTGGCCGAGGCGCTGGACGTGGCACCACTGGCTGCGGGCAACGTCGTGAACGCCTACAACCCCGACACCCGCACCCTCGACGGCCGCGCCAACCTCAACGAGATCAGCATCGGCGGCCCCCTGCTGCCGCTTCCCGTGACGGGCGCCACCGACGGGACGAAGGGAGACGGCCGATGA
- a CDS encoding MCE family protein, whose protein sequence is MRRPHLKPVKERDPVGVGLVGLLVLAVIAILVYNVDRLPLGGSTSYSADFSEAAGLDEGDEVRIAGVKVGKVTGVALDGPKVKVTFEVEDAWLGDRTTAAIAIKTVLGDKYLALDPLGAARQDPGRRIPLTRTTSPYDVTQAFQDLSGTVDDIDTQKLAESFETISATFADSPPHVRKAATGLSDLSRSVSKRDSELSELLKGSAKFTNTLENKKSSFETLIEDGGSLLGELRDRRAAISALLKGSQDLGIELGGLVKDNEKQLGPTLKALGRVTGVLEKNNTQLGKTLALVGPYYRLVGNTLGNGRWFDSYLCGVVPRAYLPETSQPETGCLPPKQPAAAQGSGE, encoded by the coding sequence ATGAGGCGCCCGCACCTCAAGCCCGTCAAGGAACGCGACCCCGTCGGCGTCGGCCTCGTCGGACTGCTCGTCCTCGCCGTGATCGCCATCCTCGTCTACAACGTGGACCGGCTGCCGCTCGGCGGCTCCACCTCCTACAGCGCCGACTTCTCCGAGGCCGCGGGCCTGGACGAGGGCGACGAGGTGCGCATCGCCGGCGTCAAGGTCGGCAAGGTCACCGGCGTCGCCCTCGACGGGCCCAAGGTGAAGGTCACCTTCGAGGTCGAGGACGCCTGGCTCGGCGACCGGACCACGGCCGCCATCGCCATCAAGACCGTCCTCGGCGACAAGTACCTGGCGCTCGACCCGCTCGGCGCCGCCCGCCAGGACCCCGGCAGGCGCATCCCGCTGACCCGCACCACCTCCCCGTACGACGTCACCCAGGCGTTCCAGGACCTCAGCGGCACCGTCGACGACATCGACACCCAGAAGCTCGCGGAGAGCTTCGAGACTATCTCCGCCACCTTCGCCGACTCCCCGCCCCACGTCCGCAAGGCCGCCACCGGCCTGTCCGACCTGTCCCGCTCCGTCTCCAAGCGCGACTCGGAACTGTCCGAACTCCTCAAGGGCAGCGCCAAGTTCACCAACACCCTGGAGAACAAGAAGTCCAGCTTCGAGACCCTCATCGAGGACGGCGGCTCACTCCTCGGCGAACTGCGGGACCGCCGCGCCGCCATCAGCGCCCTGCTCAAGGGCAGCCAGGACCTCGGCATCGAACTCGGCGGCCTCGTCAAGGACAACGAGAAGCAGCTCGGCCCGACCCTCAAGGCGCTCGGCCGCGTCACCGGTGTCCTGGAGAAGAACAACACCCAGCTCGGCAAGACCCTCGCACTGGTCGGCCCGTACTACCGCCTGGTCGGCAACACCCTCGGCAACGGCCGCTGGTTCGACAGCTACCTGTGCGGCGTCGTGCCCCGCGCCTACCTGCCCGAGACCTCCCAGCCCGAGACCGGATGCCTGCCGCCGAAACAGCCGGCCGCGGCCCAGGGGAGCGGTGAGTGA
- a CDS encoding MlaD family protein has protein sequence MTGADSAHTRRRPLTGPLLKSLVFVVVTALATTVLGLGVAGGGAGSDSGARTYKALFTDVTGLMDGDSVRISGVPVGEVTDVRVVHRRTAQVTFTVSEDRTLPRSTTAAVKYLNMVGQRYVALGRGSGDLTGTLPEGGTVPLDRTTPALDLTLLFNGFKPLFEGLSPKDVNELAGSIVQVLQGEGATVDSLIRHIGSLGTTVAAKDKVIGQVVQNLTTVLDTLNDREDSFDDLVVTLQQLVTGFNEDRKPLGKAVTAMGELTTVTAGLFEDGREPLKKDIRELGRLSANLGEHTPQIEDFLERTPAKMTALTRLSSYGSWFNLYLCEARVSGVTTSDGSEPPTGIAITESRCRG, from the coding sequence ATGACCGGTGCCGACAGCGCGCACACCCGGCGCCGCCCGCTGACCGGGCCGCTGCTCAAGTCCCTCGTCTTCGTGGTGGTCACCGCCCTCGCCACGACCGTGCTCGGCCTCGGCGTCGCCGGCGGCGGTGCCGGCTCCGACTCCGGCGCCCGGACCTACAAGGCCCTGTTCACCGACGTCACCGGGCTCATGGACGGCGACAGCGTGCGCATCTCCGGCGTGCCGGTCGGCGAGGTGACCGACGTACGCGTCGTGCACCGGCGCACCGCGCAGGTCACCTTCACCGTCAGCGAGGACCGCACGCTGCCCCGGTCGACCACCGCCGCCGTGAAGTACCTCAACATGGTCGGCCAGCGCTACGTCGCCCTCGGCCGCGGCAGCGGCGACCTCACCGGCACCCTCCCGGAGGGCGGCACGGTCCCGCTCGACCGCACCACGCCCGCGCTCGACCTGACCCTGCTCTTCAACGGCTTCAAGCCGCTCTTCGAGGGGCTCTCCCCGAAGGACGTCAACGAACTCGCCGGGTCGATCGTGCAGGTGCTCCAGGGCGAGGGAGCCACCGTCGACAGCCTGATCCGCCACATCGGCTCCCTCGGGACGACCGTCGCCGCCAAGGACAAGGTGATCGGCCAGGTCGTCCAGAACCTCACCACCGTCCTGGACACCCTCAACGACCGCGAGGACAGCTTCGACGACCTCGTCGTCACCCTCCAGCAACTCGTCACCGGCTTCAACGAGGACCGCAAACCCCTGGGCAAGGCCGTCACGGCCATGGGCGAACTCACCACGGTCACCGCCGGCCTCTTCGAGGACGGCCGGGAGCCCCTCAAGAAGGACATCCGCGAACTGGGCCGGCTCTCGGCCAACCTCGGCGAGCACACCCCGCAGATCGAGGACTTCCTCGAACGGACCCCCGCCAAGATGACCGCCCTGACGCGCCTGTCCTCCTACGGATCGTGGTTCAACCTCTACCTCTGCGAGGCCCGCGTGAGCGGAGTGACCACCTCCGACGGCTCCGAACCGCCTACCGGTATCGCGATCACCGAATCGAGGTGCCGCGGATGA
- a CDS encoding MCE family protein, producing MSGPRGKTLGHRFAGVVFLLVPALLIWLAVAVYDKEFTESDPVVVETGSAGNQMHPGAEVKLRGVVVGEVRDIDADGAGARLTLAMKPGSLDHVPADVRAQMLPTTLFGERFVALVPPANPSAEPLAAGAVVPQDRSANAIELQQVLDDVLPMLTAVQPQKLAATLSAVSQALEGRGERLGETLSLLDEHLEEFNPNLPALNRDLKELVKVSHVYADAAPDIITALTDFTTTSGTLAEQEAELAATLGATTRTSEDVTAFLRKNQDNIIRLSATSRPTLELLAEYSSAFPCTLRTLAEFVPAMDKALGKGTDRPGIHVDVTTVPSRGAYRPGRDTPVYDSGGGPRCPSVPYAGALPRPTARTASTAADQDLGPANSPSENDLVNELLAPAAGESPEDLPDWSSLLVGPVYRGTEVTLR from the coding sequence ATGAGCGGACCGCGGGGAAAGACGCTGGGCCACCGGTTCGCCGGGGTGGTGTTCCTGCTGGTGCCCGCCCTGCTGATCTGGCTGGCCGTCGCCGTCTACGACAAGGAGTTCACCGAGTCCGATCCGGTGGTCGTGGAGACCGGCAGCGCCGGCAACCAGATGCACCCGGGCGCCGAGGTGAAACTGCGCGGCGTCGTCGTCGGCGAGGTCCGCGACATCGACGCCGACGGTGCCGGGGCCCGGCTCACCCTCGCCATGAAACCCGGCTCCCTGGACCACGTACCGGCCGACGTGCGCGCGCAGATGCTGCCGACCACCCTGTTCGGCGAGCGGTTCGTGGCCCTCGTACCGCCCGCGAACCCCTCGGCCGAGCCGCTGGCCGCCGGAGCCGTCGTCCCCCAGGACCGCTCCGCCAACGCCATCGAACTCCAGCAGGTGCTCGACGACGTCCTGCCGATGCTCACCGCCGTCCAGCCGCAGAAGCTCGCCGCCACCCTGTCGGCCGTCTCCCAGGCACTGGAAGGGCGCGGCGAGCGGCTCGGCGAGACGCTGAGCCTGCTGGACGAGCACCTGGAGGAGTTCAACCCCAACCTGCCCGCCCTCAACCGCGACCTCAAGGAACTCGTGAAGGTCAGCCACGTCTACGCGGACGCCGCGCCCGACATCATCACGGCGCTCACCGACTTCACCACCACCAGCGGCACCCTCGCCGAGCAGGAGGCCGAACTCGCCGCCACCCTCGGCGCCACCACCCGGACCTCCGAGGACGTGACCGCCTTCCTGCGCAAGAACCAGGACAACATCATCCGGCTGAGCGCCACGAGCAGGCCGACCCTGGAACTGCTCGCCGAGTACTCCTCGGCGTTCCCCTGCACCCTGCGCACCCTCGCCGAGTTCGTCCCGGCCATGGACAAGGCGCTCGGCAAGGGCACCGACCGGCCCGGCATCCACGTCGACGTCACCACCGTCCCCTCGCGCGGCGCCTACCGCCCCGGCCGCGACACCCCGGTGTACGACTCCGGCGGCGGCCCCCGCTGCCCCTCCGTGCCGTACGCCGGCGCACTGCCCCGGCCCACCGCGCGGACCGCGTCCACCGCGGCGGACCAGGACCTCGGGCCCGCCAACTCCCCGTCCGAGAACGACCTCGTCAACGAACTCCTCGCCCCCGCCGCCGGCGAGAGCCCCGAAGACCTGCCCGACTGGAGCAGCCTGCTCGTCGGCCCCGTCTACCGCGGTACGGAGGTGACGCTCCGATGA
- a CDS encoding MlaE family ABC transporter permease yields MASPLVWLDRSGDQLLFYVRALLWIPRTLRRYLKEVQRLLAEVAFGSGGLGVIGGTIGVMIAMTLFTGTVVGLQGYAALDQIGTAAFTGFVSAYFNTREIAPLVAGLALSATVGAGFTAQLGAMRINEEVDALEGMGIRSMPYLVTTRIIAGVVAIVPLYAIGLLSSYLASRYVTVLFNGQSRGTYDHYFNLFLSPTDVLLSVLKVLIFSVMVIVAHCYYGYRASGGPAGVGVAVGRSVRNAIVLISVTDFFLSLALWGATTTVKVAG; encoded by the coding sequence ATGGCCTCCCCGCTCGTCTGGCTCGACCGGTCCGGCGACCAACTGCTGTTCTACGTACGGGCCCTGCTGTGGATACCGCGGACCCTGCGCCGCTACCTCAAGGAGGTGCAGCGCCTCCTCGCCGAGGTGGCCTTCGGCTCCGGCGGCCTCGGCGTCATCGGCGGCACCATCGGCGTGATGATCGCGATGACGCTCTTCACCGGGACCGTCGTCGGACTCCAGGGCTACGCGGCCCTCGACCAGATCGGCACCGCCGCGTTCACCGGATTCGTCTCCGCCTACTTCAACACCCGCGAGATCGCGCCCCTCGTCGCCGGACTCGCCCTCTCCGCGACCGTCGGGGCGGGCTTCACCGCCCAGCTCGGCGCCATGCGCATCAACGAGGAGGTCGACGCCCTGGAGGGCATGGGCATCCGCTCCATGCCCTACCTGGTCACCACCCGCATCATCGCCGGCGTGGTCGCCATCGTCCCGCTCTACGCGATCGGGCTGCTCTCCTCCTACCTCGCCTCCCGCTACGTGACCGTCCTGTTCAACGGGCAGTCGCGCGGGACGTACGACCACTACTTCAACCTCTTCCTCTCCCCGACGGACGTGCTGCTCTCCGTACTGAAGGTGCTGATCTTCAGCGTGATGGTGATCGTCGCCCACTGCTACTACGGCTACCGCGCCTCGGGCGGTCCCGCCGGCGTCGGCGTCGCCGTCGGCCGGTCCGTGCGCAACGCCATCGTGCTGATCAGCGTCACCGACTTCTTCCTGTCGCTGGCCCTGTGGGGCGCGACCACGACCGTGAAGGTGGCGGGGTGA
- a CDS encoding MlaE family ABC transporter permease codes for MITGALRQTGRLFALAAEVVRAVFRRPFQFREFVEQFWFVASVTILPAALVSIPFGAVIALQVGSLTEQLGAQSFTGGASVLAVVQQASPLIVALLIAGAGGSAICADLGSRKIREELDAMEVMGVSPVQRLVVPRVLAAMGVAVLLNGLVSVVGILGGYFFNVVMQGGTPGAYLSSFSALAQLPDLYVSELKALVFGFIAGIVAAYRGLNPRGGPKGVGDAVNQSVVITFLLLFFVNMVMTAVYLQIVPPKGG; via the coding sequence GTGATCACCGGCGCGCTGCGGCAGACCGGCCGGCTCTTCGCGCTCGCCGCCGAGGTCGTCCGGGCCGTCTTCCGACGGCCCTTCCAGTTCCGCGAGTTCGTCGAGCAGTTCTGGTTCGTCGCGAGTGTGACCATCCTGCCCGCCGCCCTCGTGTCGATCCCCTTCGGCGCCGTCATCGCCCTCCAGGTCGGCTCGCTCACCGAGCAGCTGGGAGCCCAGTCGTTCACCGGGGGCGCCAGCGTCCTCGCCGTCGTCCAGCAGGCGAGCCCGCTCATCGTGGCCCTGCTGATCGCCGGCGCCGGCGGCTCGGCCATCTGCGCCGACCTCGGCTCCCGCAAGATCCGCGAGGAACTCGACGCCATGGAGGTCATGGGCGTCTCGCCGGTGCAGCGACTCGTGGTGCCCCGGGTCCTGGCCGCCATGGGCGTGGCGGTCCTGCTCAACGGCCTGGTCTCCGTCGTCGGCATCCTCGGCGGCTACTTCTTCAACGTCGTCATGCAGGGCGGCACCCCCGGCGCCTACCTCTCCAGCTTCTCCGCCCTCGCCCAGCTGCCCGACCTGTACGTCAGCGAACTCAAGGCGCTGGTCTTCGGGTTCATCGCGGGCATCGTCGCCGCCTACCGCGGCCTCAACCCGCGCGGCGGCCCCAAGGGCGTCGGCGACGCCGTCAACCAGTCCGTCGTCATCACCTTCCTCCTGCTCTTCTTCGTCAACATGGTGATGACGGCCGTCTACCTCCAGATCGTCCCGCCGAAGGGAGGCTGA
- a CDS encoding ABC transporter ATP-binding protein: MGIEVVVEGLTKSFGKQSIWRDVSLTLPAGEVSVMLGPSGTGKTVFLKSLIGLLKPEKGRVLINGVDMVNSPERDVYETRKLFGLMFQDGALFGSMSLFDNIAFPLREHTRKKESEIRRIVMERIEVVGLLGAEGKLPGEISGGMRKRAGLARALVLDPQIILCDEPDSGLDPVRTAYVSQLLIDLNAQLDATMLIVTHNLDIAATVPDNMGMLFLRELVTFGPREVLLTSDEPVVSQFLGGRREGPIGMSEEKDAATLAAEAGAASGVPAAPRVIVPQLEPSPGLPPRKAVARRRQRVMGMIDTLPPAARSAIRETYAKDSEAATLPMPAAGSGA; the protein is encoded by the coding sequence ATGGGAATCGAAGTAGTGGTCGAGGGTCTGACCAAGTCCTTCGGTAAGCAGAGCATCTGGCGGGACGTATCACTCACTCTTCCGGCCGGCGAGGTCAGTGTGATGCTGGGCCCGTCCGGAACTGGTAAGACCGTTTTCCTGAAGTCGCTCATAGGACTGCTCAAACCCGAGAAGGGCCGTGTCCTCATCAACGGAGTGGACATGGTGAACAGTCCGGAAAGAGACGTCTACGAGACCCGGAAACTCTTCGGTCTCATGTTCCAGGACGGTGCCCTCTTCGGGTCCATGTCCCTTTTCGACAACATCGCCTTCCCGCTGCGCGAACACACCCGCAAGAAGGAGTCCGAGATCCGTCGCATCGTCATGGAGCGGATCGAGGTCGTCGGGCTGCTGGGCGCGGAGGGAAAGCTTCCCGGGGAGATCAGCGGAGGCATGCGCAAGCGCGCCGGACTGGCCCGCGCGCTCGTCCTCGACCCGCAGATCATCCTGTGCGACGAACCGGACTCCGGGCTCGACCCGGTCCGCACCGCCTACGTCTCCCAACTGCTGATCGACCTGAACGCGCAGCTCGACGCGACGATGCTGATCGTCACCCACAACCTCGACATCGCCGCCACCGTCCCCGACAACATGGGGATGCTCTTCCTGCGCGAGCTGGTCACCTTCGGCCCGCGCGAGGTGCTGCTCACCAGCGACGAGCCGGTCGTGTCCCAGTTCCTCGGCGGCCGGCGCGAGGGCCCCATCGGGATGTCCGAGGAGAAGGACGCGGCCACGCTCGCCGCCGAGGCGGGTGCCGCCTCCGGCGTCCCCGCCGCGCCCCGGGTGATCGTCCCGCAGCTCGAACCGTCGCCCGGCCTGCCGCCGCGCAAGGCCGTCGCCCGACGACGTCAGCGTGTCATGGGCATGATCGACACGCTGCCGCCCGCCGCGCGGTCCGCCATCCGGGAGACCTACGCGAAGGACTCCGAGGCGGCCACCCTGCCGATGCCCGCCGCCGGGAGCGGCGCGTGA
- a CDS encoding DUF6801 domain-containing protein, which yields MKAQRAAVPRPPRVRARTTSIAAFVVLAALIPTTASASGTQEIEVELPYVCTLPSGQLPTTVRISAEFPERADAGETFSPSGVTTTVELPAEAVADLTGRGAAQVRAATRLAVGVAQNEATAKATWRGGAEPVALPGSGPLTLVSKGDVPSVAGRGDGDLTFTAGTLAVDLALDAADPAATDPADPRHAATGPDAGSDSGSDSLTVGCTLAEDAPDQGLLATVRVGADGSPSPSGSPSGPDGASRTPDREAQGHGQEERQGDRSPEVLETPPGAAPDRDDVPPCRYDEQHPPTDVSLNAYVTGYANVNKMKGAAYLPPSCLLIEQGIPVDGPPDPEHIIFDTVSWANFHYQGRKETPPFPSTFLSFDFAPVRATMVLEQTGPIRIDSRIKLRLSDFTTVTDTYVRAPLVVHVTDLEVNGTPLDVGPDCRTETSLTSADPDPANHPGDHLVLYGRGEQILGQEATGYLLLSGGTLSGETSIPAFTGCGTADGEDLDRLLTASVSGPGNHIKQVQGQTCAIAAPVFPTPETPGQCTEDLQPYEIPVAER from the coding sequence ATGAAAGCCCAACGAGCAGCCGTACCCCGGCCGCCCCGGGTCCGTGCCCGGACCACGTCGATCGCCGCGTTCGTCGTGCTCGCCGCCCTGATCCCGACCACGGCCTCCGCCTCGGGCACCCAGGAGATCGAGGTCGAACTCCCCTACGTCTGCACCCTCCCGTCGGGGCAACTGCCCACGACGGTACGGATATCGGCGGAGTTCCCGGAACGGGCCGACGCGGGCGAGACCTTCTCGCCGTCCGGCGTCACCACCACCGTCGAACTCCCGGCGGAGGCCGTCGCGGACCTCACCGGGCGCGGCGCGGCCCAGGTGCGGGCGGCGACCCGGCTGGCGGTGGGCGTCGCCCAGAACGAGGCGACGGCGAAGGCGACCTGGCGAGGCGGCGCCGAGCCCGTCGCGCTGCCCGGGTCGGGGCCGTTGACGCTGGTCTCGAAGGGCGACGTCCCCTCGGTGGCCGGCCGGGGCGACGGAGACCTGACGTTCACGGCGGGCACCCTCGCCGTCGACCTGGCCCTCGACGCGGCGGACCCGGCCGCCACGGACCCGGCCGACCCACGGCACGCTGCCACCGGCCCCGACGCCGGCTCCGACTCCGGCTCCGACTCGCTCACCGTCGGCTGCACCCTCGCCGAGGACGCGCCCGACCAGGGGCTGCTGGCCACCGTGCGGGTCGGTGCGGACGGTTCTCCGAGCCCGAGCGGTTCACCGTCCGGTCCGGACGGGGCCTCCCGCACCCCGGACCGGGAGGCGCAGGGGCACGGACAGGAGGAGCGGCAGGGAGACCGGTCGCCCGAGGTGCTGGAGACGCCGCCCGGCGCCGCCCCGGACCGCGACGACGTGCCGCCGTGCCGCTACGACGAGCAGCACCCGCCCACGGACGTGTCGCTCAACGCCTACGTCACCGGCTACGCCAACGTGAACAAGATGAAGGGCGCCGCCTACCTCCCGCCGTCCTGCCTGCTGATCGAGCAGGGGATCCCCGTGGACGGCCCGCCCGACCCGGAACACATCATCTTCGACACGGTGTCGTGGGCGAACTTCCACTACCAGGGGCGCAAGGAGACACCGCCGTTCCCGAGCACCTTCCTGTCCTTCGACTTCGCGCCGGTCAGGGCCACGATGGTGCTGGAGCAGACCGGGCCCATCCGGATCGACTCGCGGATCAAATTGCGCCTGTCCGACTTCACCACGGTCACGGACACCTACGTCCGGGCGCCGCTGGTCGTGCACGTGACCGATCTGGAGGTCAACGGGACGCCCCTGGACGTCGGCCCCGACTGCCGGACCGAGACGTCCCTCACCTCCGCCGACCCGGATCCGGCCAATCATCCCGGTGACCACCTGGTGCTCTACGGCCGCGGCGAGCAGATCCTCGGCCAGGAGGCCACCGGCTACCTGCTGCTGAGCGGCGGCACGCTGTCCGGCGAGACGAGCATCCCGGCCTTCACCGGCTGCGGCACGGCGGACGGCGAGGATCTCGACCGTCTGCTCACCGCCTCCGTCTCCGGCCCCGGCAACCACATCAAGCAGGTCCAGGGCCAGACGTGCGCGATCGCCGCCCCCGTCTTCCCGACCCCCGAGACCCCTGGCCAGTGCACGGAAGACCTCCAGCCCTACGAGATCCCCGTCGCCGAGCGCTGA
- a CDS encoding helix-turn-helix domain-containing protein, with amino-acid sequence MPSIARPSVLGEPLDPLPKKFAAFMRPLLPGLLNEIRIEVTRSYPVYGRLLNGPDGDAIRQGVEQALTAFVDRIDNPGSSSEVRNELLRRFGRVEAYEGRDLEVLQGAYRLGARIALRRAKTLGRQYSLSPALILAFADALFAYVEELEAITREGYAEVRERAASEESALRRQLLHFLLTASPLPRTTISELCKAAAWELPRSCFLVALHHPAPEHLQTALDRDVLTDLDIPQPHLLVPGDLTPARLDMLRTALAGTRAALGLTVPVAQAADSVRWARRVLQLVDDDVIPDVPLIRCEDHLTTLWLLSDAALVDRIAARELAPLDELPARRRDRLVETLRVHVSTRAPAEQVGEVLGVHAQTVRYRLRTLDAYLGDRLADPDHRFAIEVALRSLHLRGHDGTD; translated from the coding sequence ATGCCCTCCATCGCGCGTCCTTCGGTGCTCGGTGAACCGCTCGACCCCCTGCCCAAGAAGTTCGCGGCCTTCATGCGGCCGCTGCTCCCGGGGCTGCTGAACGAGATACGCATCGAGGTCACCCGCAGCTACCCGGTGTACGGCAGGCTGCTCAACGGCCCGGACGGGGACGCGATCCGGCAGGGGGTCGAGCAGGCGCTGACCGCCTTCGTGGACCGGATCGACAACCCCGGCAGCAGCTCGGAGGTGCGGAACGAACTGCTGCGCAGGTTCGGCAGGGTGGAGGCCTACGAGGGCCGCGACCTGGAGGTCCTGCAGGGCGCCTACCGGCTCGGCGCCCGCATCGCACTGCGCCGGGCCAAGACCCTGGGACGGCAGTACAGCCTCTCCCCCGCGCTGATCCTGGCCTTCGCCGACGCCCTCTTCGCCTACGTCGAGGAGTTGGAGGCGATCACCCGCGAGGGGTACGCGGAGGTGCGGGAGCGGGCGGCCTCGGAGGAGTCCGCGTTACGAAGACAATTACTCCACTTCCTGCTGACCGCCTCGCCGCTGCCCCGGACGACCATCTCGGAGCTGTGCAAGGCCGCCGCCTGGGAGCTGCCCCGGTCGTGCTTCCTCGTCGCCCTGCACCATCCGGCGCCGGAACACCTCCAGACGGCACTCGACCGGGACGTCCTCACCGACCTGGACATTCCGCAGCCGCACCTGCTCGTTCCCGGGGACCTCACCCCCGCCCGCCTCGACATGCTCCGTACGGCGCTGGCCGGCACCCGCGCCGCGCTCGGCCTGACCGTACCGGTCGCGCAGGCCGCCGACTCCGTCCGCTGGGCCCGCCGTGTGCTGCAACTCGTCGACGACGATGTCATCCCCGACGTTCCGCTGATCCGCTGCGAGGATCACCTGACCACGCTGTGGCTGCTGTCCGACGCCGCCCTCGTCGACCGGATCGCGGCGCGTGAACTGGCCCCGCTCGACGAGCTGCCCGCCAGACGGCGCGACCGGCTCGTCGAGACCCTCCGCGTCCACGTCTCCACCCGGGCGCCGGCCGAGCAGGTCGGCGAGGTGCTGGGCGTGCACGCCCAGACCGTCCGCTACCGCCTGCGGACACTGGACGCCTACCTCGGCGACCGGCTCGCCGACCCCGACCACCGGTTCGCCATCGAGGTCGCCCTCCGCTCGCTGCACCTGCGCGGTCACGACGGCACGGACTGA